A single Arachnia propionica DNA region contains:
- a CDS encoding alpha-L-fucosidase, giving the protein MAADLEARFERDAERWKALARPTPEWFRRAKLGFFIHWGPYSVPAWGEPVAELGEIPPTEWFRHNPYAEWYHNTIRLEGSPAQRHHAEVHGGCDYDDFLDAWRAERFDADAAVAELVAAGGAYVMVTTKHHDGVCLWDAPGTGDRNTVRRGPGRDLVGEWADAARRAGMRFGAYYSGGLDWHAAPTEPIGLRDDWDLTERPLDQGYASYAAGHLRDLIARYNPDVLWNDINWPDAGKDFGPDGVGTVFEEYYAANPEGLVNDRWQVPHQDYATSEYKHLQQCENAAVWEHCRGVGLSFGYNSVEGPEHAMPPLELMKHLVDIVWRGGRMLLGVGPKADGTLPGWQSEILRGIGRWMRVAGRWLPDLVADGELEVEGAWTRLGRAGDSRLLFIDADVPVAIPAGRLLTPEWASLEDGTLTCAEDRPGPAVVELT; this is encoded by the coding sequence GTGGCCGCTGACCTGGAGGCACGATTCGAACGCGACGCCGAACGCTGGAAGGCGCTCGCGCGCCCCACCCCGGAGTGGTTCCGGCGCGCCAAGCTCGGATTCTTCATCCACTGGGGGCCGTACTCGGTGCCCGCGTGGGGGGAGCCCGTCGCGGAACTCGGCGAGATCCCGCCGACCGAATGGTTCCGGCACAACCCCTACGCCGAGTGGTATCACAACACCATCCGGTTGGAGGGCAGCCCCGCGCAGCGGCACCACGCCGAGGTGCACGGCGGCTGCGACTACGACGACTTCCTCGACGCCTGGCGGGCCGAGAGGTTCGACGCCGACGCGGCCGTCGCCGAACTGGTGGCGGCCGGGGGAGCTTACGTGATGGTCACCACGAAACACCACGACGGCGTGTGCCTGTGGGACGCGCCCGGAACTGGGGACCGCAACACCGTGCGCCGCGGACCCGGGCGCGACCTGGTGGGGGAGTGGGCCGACGCCGCGCGGCGCGCCGGGATGCGTTTCGGCGCCTACTACTCGGGTGGCCTGGACTGGCACGCCGCACCGACGGAACCGATCGGGCTGCGCGACGACTGGGACCTGACCGAACGTCCCCTCGACCAGGGCTACGCCTCCTACGCCGCCGGGCACCTGCGGGACCTCATCGCCCGCTACAACCCCGACGTGCTGTGGAACGACATCAACTGGCCGGACGCCGGCAAGGACTTCGGACCCGACGGCGTCGGAACCGTCTTCGAGGAGTACTACGCCGCCAATCCGGAGGGCCTGGTCAACGACCGCTGGCAGGTGCCCCACCAGGACTACGCCACCAGCGAGTACAAACACCTCCAGCAGTGCGAGAACGCCGCGGTGTGGGAGCACTGCCGAGGGGTGGGGCTGTCCTTCGGGTACAACTCCGTCGAGGGTCCCGAACACGCCATGCCCCCGCTGGAGCTGATGAAACACCTCGTCGACATCGTGTGGCGGGGCGGCCGGATGCTGCTGGGCGTGGGTCCGAAGGCCGACGGGACGCTACCCGGATGGCAGTCGGAGATCCTCCGCGGCATCGGGCGCTGGATGCGGGTCGCGGGCAGGTGGCTGCCCGACCTCGTCGCCGATGGCGAACTGGAGGTCGAGGGCGCCTGGACGCGGCTGGGTCGCGCCGGGGACTCCCGCCTGCTGTTCATCGACGCCGATGTCCCCGTCGCCATCCCGGCAGGGAGGCTACTGACCCCGGAGTGGGCATCCCTCGAGGACGGGACCCTGACCTGTGCCGAGGACCGCCCAGGCCCGGCGGTCGTGGAACTGACCTGA
- a CDS encoding very short patch repair endonuclease — MSTRLVANSWASSPARRRNMQANRSQDTKPELDVRRALHRLGLRYRVAIAPEPGLRRRADIVFTRVRVAVFIDGCFWHGCPEHGRSAFNHNAEYWSAKIAANVARDADTNARLEQAGWHVLRYWEHEDVKDIVAGIRQTVLALRS; from the coding sequence GTGTCGACACGTTTGGTAGCGAACTCATGGGCGTCAAGTCCCGCGCGACGGCGCAACATGCAGGCGAATCGCTCGCAGGACACCAAACCCGAACTCGACGTCCGCCGCGCGCTCCACAGGCTTGGCCTCCGGTACCGAGTAGCCATCGCACCTGAACCGGGTCTTCGCCGACGAGCAGACATTGTCTTCACCCGGGTGCGAGTAGCGGTGTTCATCGACGGCTGCTTCTGGCACGGGTGCCCGGAGCACGGCCGGTCGGCCTTCAACCACAACGCCGAGTATTGGTCCGCGAAAATCGCAGCCAATGTGGCACGCGATGCCGACACGAACGCGAGGCTCGAACAAGCCGGCTGGCACGTTTTGCGCTACTGGGAACACGAGGACGTCAAAGACATTGTTGCCGGGATCCGGCAGACGGTCTTGGCTCTCCGGTCTTAG